From Nitrospirota bacterium, a single genomic window includes:
- a CDS encoding phosphoribosylglycinamide formyltransferase: protein MLTIGVLASGRGSNFQSIIDNIESGYINAKIAVLITDNPKAYAIERAKNHDIETLVVKPNKFQDKDAYYTHIADELQKRGVELVVLAGFMRVVGKPLIDRYKNKIMNIHPALLPSFPGLHSQKQAVDYGVKISGCTVHFVDEGVDTGPIIIQAAVPVYADDIEDDLSKRILKQEHIIFPLAIKLYADGKVKVEGRKVSIKTDRKDSVLINPSH from the coding sequence ATGCTTACGATCGGAGTTCTTGCTTCAGGCAGAGGTTCTAATTTCCAGTCTATCATAGACAATATAGAGTCCGGCTATATCAATGCAAAGATAGCTGTGCTGATAACTGACAATCCTAAAGCCTATGCGATTGAAAGGGCAAAGAATCATGACATAGAAACACTCGTAGTAAAGCCAAATAAATTCCAGGATAAAGATGCTTATTATACTCACATCGCTGACGAACTCCAGAAAAGAGGCGTGGAGCTTGTTGTTCTCGCAGGTTTCATGCGGGTTGTCGGCAAGCCGTTAATTGACAGGTACAAGAACAAGATAATGAACATCCACCCTGCCCTGCTCCCCTCATTTCCCGGGCTTCACAGCCAGAAACAGGCGGTCGATTACGGCGTAAAGATATCCGGCTGCACCGTCCATTTTGTTGATGAGGGGGTTGACACCGGCCCGATCATAATCCAGGCCGCTGTTCCTGTATATGCAGATGATATCGAAGATGACCTCTCCAAAAGAATACTAAAACAGGAACACATAATATTTCCGCTTGCGATCAAGCTCTATGCAGACGGCAAGGTCAAAGTAGAAGGCCGAAAGGTCTCTATAAAGACCGATAGAAAAGACAGCGTTCTTATCAACCCTTCACATTAG
- a CDS encoding phosphoribosylformylglycinamidine cyclo-ligase: MALTYKKSGVDIDKGSSLVEIIKPLARSTFNAGVMGSIGSFGALYNMKSTKVKDPVLVSSTDGVGTKLKIAFDLNRHATVGIDLVAMCVNDILTNGARPLFFLDYFATGKLSTDKAADVIKGIAAGCRMADCALVGGETAEMPGFYSPGEYDLAGFSVGVVDRKKIIDGSKIKDGDIVIGLSSSGLHSNGYSLARKLFFDIKKYSPKKRLKELRRPVGEELLTPTKIYVKSILKIINSFDVKGMAHITGGGITENLPRIFPPKKGLKAVIKKASWPVHAIFDLIQKEGKVTEDEMYKTFNMGIGFMLVIDKNDAGKVLKKLKSLGEEPYIIGEIAKGRSGVKYI; the protein is encoded by the coding sequence ATGGCTCTTACATATAAAAAATCCGGAGTAGACATAGACAAAGGCAGCAGCCTGGTAGAGATCATTAAACCTCTTGCCCGATCAACCTTCAACGCAGGTGTCATGGGCAGTATCGGTTCATTTGGCGCGCTGTATAATATGAAAAGCACAAAGGTCAAGGATCCAGTGCTCGTCAGCAGCACTGACGGAGTGGGGACAAAACTCAAGATCGCGTTTGACCTTAACAGGCACGCTACAGTCGGGATAGACCTTGTCGCAATGTGCGTCAACGATATCCTCACAAACGGCGCCCGCCCCCTCTTCTTTCTCGATTACTTTGCAACCGGAAAGCTCTCTACAGATAAGGCCGCTGATGTGATTAAAGGTATTGCCGCAGGATGCAGGATGGCTGACTGCGCACTTGTCGGCGGAGAGACCGCTGAGATGCCCGGATTCTACAGTCCCGGTGAATACGACCTTGCCGGCTTCTCGGTTGGTGTGGTTGACAGAAAGAAGATCATTGACGGTTCAAAGATTAAAGACGGCGACATTGTCATAGGGCTCTCATCAAGCGGGCTTCACAGCAACGGCTACTCGCTTGCGAGAAAGCTCTTTTTTGATATCAAAAAATACAGTCCGAAAAAGAGGCTTAAGGAACTCAGGCGTCCTGTAGGAGAAGAACTGCTTACACCTACAAAGATATATGTGAAGAGCATTTTAAAAATCATCAATAGCTTTGATGTGAAAGGAATGGCGCATATTACAGGCGGCGGCATTACCGAAAATCTGCCGAGAATATTCCCGCCTAAAAAGGGGCTTAAAGCAGTCATCAAAAAAGCCAGCTGGCCTGTGCACGCGATCTTCGATCTAATACAAAAAGAAGGCAAGGTCACTGAAGATGAGATGTACAAGACATTCAATATGGGGATAGGCTTCATGCTTGTCATAGATAAAAACGATGCTGGAAAGGTTCTAAAGAAACTGAAGTCGCTTGGTGAAGAGCCTTATATCATAGGTGAAATAGCAAAAGGAAGAAGCGGAGTGAAATATATTTAA